DNA from Gambusia affinis linkage group LG06, SWU_Gaff_1.0, whole genome shotgun sequence:
ATTCAAGTTCAAATTCAAAGAAGAGAATCCTTGTTAAAATACAAGGATTGCCATTAATGTCTTAAGGATTTgatcaaggaaaaaaaagtaaactttatttGCAAAGTGATAAAGAGATCCTGACAATAATTTCTATAGCTTGTCTCTTTGTTAACTCTGATAGCTTGATAGAAATAATGTGGAGTTCATAcatgttagtttttgtttttttgcgaaAGTTGggtctgattatttgttttcttacctttctgaaacagaaatatctGAAGAACTTGTATTGCACTTCAAAGGGATTGATTACATTGAGTATGTCTTTAAGGAGAGATTTAAGAGAGATCTTCTGCTTAAAGACCTGAAGAATGGTGCAAAACAGGAAATCACAACAGTCCAAACTCTCATTACTGTGAAGTTCAGAACAAAAGAAGATGGAACCCTGCTCTTTGTTCTTGGAAAAGGACATATTGTGTTGATGGTTTGTAAAAAGTATATTCAATATGTGGGCATATGTCTGAGTATATTCAAAGCTATGACAAtatttttgaatgtattttcaGGTAAGAGACGGACGACCTGTGTACACTTCAATTGATCCACTAGGGCATATGTCAGAGTTTACAGTGGAGCTGTTGGTTGCTGATGGTCTTTGGCACATCCTGTCCTTATTGACCAGTGGGCGTAACAATTCACTGTATGTTGATGACAAAATGGTCTTGAACATTACCCAAAAAAACATGGACTTAAGACTTTTTAGTTTGGAAAAGATTATTCTTGGTGGTGCCCCACCAAGACAAATAAAACTCCAACAGACAGGTAATCCTATGGCTTATTAGGtcgttttttgttgttgttgttgttgttgtttgtttttgttttgtttgttttttgcagtgatttCTACATTGTATATTTATTCCTGACTAGTCTTAAGTCTTAGTTTCACAAATTCATCTAGGTGTCAGAAAAATCCTCCAGAGATTTTGATCAATATTGACAGGATAGCTCACAGAGTTTCTACAGATTTGTCATTTGAAGAGCCAATAATTTCCATGGTTTTGAGGCCAATTTTAATGCATCAAAATGCactcaaatttctttcaagtaatatttgatatatacaactAGAGGAAAGAAATTCAATGTAGAGCCAAAtgtaaatgctatttttttgtcattttacatgGACAGCCATGATACACTCAAAATCAGTTAAATCTTTCCATTTTGATGCTTATCTTTGCAAAagattttgagttgttttttgtgCTAAGCAGTTGACAGGTACACTTAATGAAGTTGCCAGTATTGTTTCAAGAGAGGCTTTTCTAGAGTGAACGTGACGTCTCTGAACTTTCTTGTGGTCACAGGATTTAGTGGATGTGTGGAGTATCTGAACGTCAGCGGTCATACTCTGCCTGTCAGTGGACACAGTTTAATGGTGGAGGTCTGGCCGAGCTCGACTCTCCCGCAGTCCAGCTGCAGCTCTCCAGGTGTCTGCCTCTTCTCACCATGCACTGAAGAGACCACCTTTTTGAGAACATGTCTTTCAGTCTGTCAGAGCCGGAGGCCGTGCAGACCTGCAATACAGAATAGGCCATGCATGTGTCTGCAGAATGTCTCCAGTCATTTTTGTGATGTCTGCATTCCCTCTGTCAGTGAAGAGTGCTCAGAGAAACAGCACAACAGGCCTTTTTGGATTATAGCGGTGGTTCTCCCTCTGATCTCCATCCTGGTGATTGTATGTATGTTTGCAATTCTGTACAGACTGAAACAGCAGGATTCAATTGTTAAAAATGAGAACCTTACACATGAAACAGgggaagaaactgaaaatgcaacaatttgTTTTGATGGCAATCAGGTGCCTAAAGCTGGACTTCCAACCTCAAAAGGGAAACGAATATGTCCAAGTCAGTCAAATGAGCAGCTTAATAGTTATGGACAGCTGATGCTTCCGAGTGAGCTGGAGTATTACCAGATCGGCAGCATCTGTAGTGCATTTAATTCTGACAACAACTCACCAAGACTCAGCTGGCACAAGCATTTATGCAGTACAAAACGtcttaaaaatgattcaaaccAGTGGGGGGATCTGAGGAGGCTGCTAGGTAATTTAAAGAAAGACAATCCTGGTGAACAGAAATGCCATCCAAAGCCTCAAAATATTTCCTCATTTCACAAACAATCACTGTGTCAGCTTGACgcagagcagcagaggcagAATATGTCCTGTTATACAAAAGAATTTCCACAGCCGGAGCTCCTGGAGCCAACGCAGCCACT
Protein-coding regions in this window:
- the LOC122833043 gene encoding uncharacterized protein LOC122833043, which produces MVRDGRPVYTSIDPLGHMSEFTVELLVADGLWHILSLLTSGRNNSLYVDDKMVLNITQKNMDLRLFSLEKIILGGAPPRQIKLQQTGFSGCVEYLNVSGHTLPVSGHSLMVEVWPSSTLPQSSCSSPGVCLFSPCTEETTFLRTCLSVCQSRRPCRPAIQNRPCMCLQNVSSHFCDVCIPSVSEECSEKQHNRPFWIIAVVLPLISILVIVCMFAILYRLKQQDSIVKNENLTHETGEETENATICFDGNQVPKAGLPTSKGKRICPSQSNEQLNSYGQLMLPSELEYYQIGSICSAFNSDNNSPRLSWHKHLCSTKRLKNDSNQWGDLRRLLGNLKKDNPGEQKCHPKPQNISSFHKQSLCQLDAEQQRQNMSCYTKEFPQPELLEPTQPLSLEEISKLNVPLDPAFSHQTLLETGPLEPTNTTEISSDCETDSTFTCSESDYDHFNIITGKKYRHEQPFSSDYRISQDIFELTSSSSLSQDISKTDPFTMFEQWEKNVNVPLTFGSYAAVFEDIAGMPMEFSHSADMPCDEEEII